A genomic region of Leptotrichia hofstadii contains the following coding sequences:
- a CDS encoding ABC transporter ATP-binding protein — translation MKKIKLDFGGIQKLKKYIKKYYILIILNLLLATISSLVSSAPIALIKRLFDKGIAGKSEKDILYAAGAMIMLAAVGAVLMYWNTIFSTVISSSIYKDIVTDIYNKIQTLDMEYFSSKKIGDMMTRVMTDPSNINSIILEIFDMISEIIKVVFFLGIAFYIDFDLTLGVMVVTPILVITVRRYAKRLKRSGRQRQEALDGLNSKLQETLSGIRIIRAFATEEYEINNFKKKNNSLKKIAVRSARYNAKANSIMEALNYIIIALLLMFSGYRVLRAKNFTPGDFITIIGAISSMYTPAKRAMTRFNAISVNLSSITRVSEILEEIPNIVNRPNCIKFENFLNDINFENVDFKYKDNPEKILKNINLTVKKGETVAFVGNSGGGKSTLVNLIPRFFDVSNGSIKIDGTDIRNYDIKSLRKAIGIVPQETFLFAGTILSNIRYGRQNATREEIVEAAMQANAHEFIESLPDGYDTEIGERGIKLSGGQKQRIAIARAILENPQILILDEATSALDNESEKLVQDALEKLMKGKTTFVIAHRLTTIENSNKIVVIQKGEIKEIGNHNELLSKNGIYKALYNKNFDIANKK, via the coding sequence ATGAAAAAAATAAAATTAGATTTTGGTGGGATTCAAAAACTGAAAAAATATATAAAAAAATATTATATATTAATCATACTAAATCTTTTACTTGCAACAATATCATCTCTTGTTTCTTCAGCTCCAATAGCTTTGATAAAAAGGCTGTTTGATAAAGGTATTGCAGGAAAAAGTGAAAAGGATATTTTATATGCGGCAGGAGCAATGATAATGCTTGCGGCAGTTGGAGCAGTACTTATGTATTGGAATACAATTTTTTCAACTGTAATTTCATCTTCTATCTATAAGGACATAGTTACTGATATTTATAACAAGATACAGACTTTAGATATGGAATATTTTTCAAGCAAAAAAATAGGGGATATGATGACACGTGTCATGACAGACCCTAGCAATATAAATTCAATTATATTAGAGATTTTTGATATGATTTCTGAAATAATAAAAGTAGTCTTTTTTTTAGGAATAGCATTTTATATAGATTTTGATTTAACTTTAGGAGTCATGGTTGTTACTCCAATCCTTGTAATTACAGTAAGAAGATATGCAAAAAGGCTAAAGCGTTCAGGAAGGCAGCGGCAAGAGGCATTAGATGGGCTAAATTCCAAGTTGCAGGAAACATTGTCGGGGATTAGGATTATAAGGGCATTTGCTACAGAAGAGTATGAAATAAATAATTTTAAGAAAAAAAATAATAGTTTAAAGAAAATTGCTGTAAGATCTGCCAGATACAATGCGAAAGCTAATTCCATCATGGAAGCATTAAATTATATAATAATTGCACTTTTATTGATGTTTAGTGGATATCGCGTTTTGAGGGCAAAAAATTTTACGCCTGGAGATTTTATTACGATAATAGGTGCAATTTCATCAATGTACACACCTGCAAAAAGAGCTATGACAAGATTTAATGCAATAAGTGTAAATCTATCTTCAATTACAAGAGTTTCTGAAATTCTGGAAGAAATTCCAAATATTGTGAATAGGCCAAATTGTATAAAATTTGAAAATTTTTTAAATGATATAAATTTTGAAAATGTTGATTTTAAATATAAAGACAATCCTGAAAAAATATTAAAGAATATTAACTTAACCGTCAAGAAAGGTGAAACTGTTGCATTTGTGGGAAATTCCGGTGGCGGAAAATCTACGCTCGTCAATTTGATTCCAAGATTTTTTGATGTGTCTAATGGTTCAATAAAAATTGATGGCACTGATATTAGAAATTATGATATTAAAAGTCTCAGAAAAGCAATTGGAATTGTACCACAGGAAACCTTCTTGTTCGCAGGAACAATTCTTAGCAACATAAGATATGGCCGCCAAAACGCTACCAGAGAAGAAATAGTAGAAGCCGCCATGCAAGCTAATGCACACGAATTTATCGAAAGCCTGCCAGATGGATATGATACCGAAATTGGGGAACGTGGTATAAAACTGTCTGGTGGACAAAAGCAAAGAATTGCAATCGCACGTGCAATTTTGGAAAATCCACAGATCTTAATTTTAGATGAAGCTACATCAGCACTTGATAATGAATCTGAAAAACTAGTTCAGGACGCACTCGAAAAACTTATGAAAGGAAAAACTACATTTGTTATAGCTCATAGGTTGACAACAATCGAAAATAGTAATAAAATAGTAGTGATACAGAAGGGGGAAATAAAAGAAATAGGAAACCATAATGAATTATTAAGTAAAAACGGAATTTACAAAGCATTATATAATAAAAATTTTGATATAGCTAATAAAAAATAA
- a CDS encoding polysaccharide deacetylase family protein translates to MYHSVDSEKGKGGIFVDEFQEHIKWIKDKKTFKMEELKNLNYTLPQNSILITFDDGYKNNYTLAFPILKKYNMKATIFLNTKFIGEDEDYLNWDEIREMYKSGLIDFQLHTHSHQLTIKDIEVLDFYSNESSPYFKRESYNLFFKGNYSQKKDAEKLNGLPVFKLRSKISIPGYKPKKDFVQKYRNIAQLQENNKSENEKKEFLNKLFKEKQNEFFDKISEEEFRKNVEFEILENKRIIQEKLGKTPDCLAYPWGHRYKGNREDIRKLGVDVFITTRKGVNSLKLNKNWIYRVSGDDFKSFDEFKRELTDGSGVYYRKLRNIFVKKH, encoded by the coding sequence ATGTATCACAGTGTTGACAGTGAAAAAGGGAAAGGTGGAATTTTTGTAGATGAATTTCAAGAACACATAAAATGGATAAAAGATAAAAAAACTTTTAAAATGGAAGAATTAAAGAATTTAAATTATACATTGCCACAAAATTCAATATTGATAACTTTTGATGATGGCTATAAAAATAATTACACTTTGGCTTTTCCAATTTTAAAAAAATACAATATGAAAGCAACAATATTTTTGAATACAAAATTTATTGGAGAAGATGAGGATTACCTCAATTGGGATGAAATCAGGGAAATGTATAAAAGTGGATTAATTGATTTTCAGCTTCATACACATTCACATCAATTAACAATAAAAGACATTGAAGTGCTTGATTTTTACAGCAATGAAAGTTCGCCGTATTTTAAAAGAGAAAGTTATAATTTGTTTTTTAAAGGAAATTATTCTCAAAAAAAAGATGCGGAAAAATTAAATGGACTTCCTGTATTTAAATTAAGAAGTAAAATTTCAATTCCTGGATACAAACCAAAGAAGGATTTTGTACAAAAATATCGAAATATTGCACAACTTCAGGAAAATAATAAATCTGAAAACGAAAAAAAGGAATTTTTGAATAAATTGTTTAAAGAAAAGCAAAATGAATTTTTTGACAAAATTAGTGAAGAAGAATTTAGAAAAAATGTAGAATTTGAAATTCTGGAAAATAAAAGGATTATTCAAGAAAAACTTGGAAAAACTCCAGATTGTCTGGCTTATCCTTGGGGACACCGATACAAAGGAAACCGTGAAGATATAAGAAAATTAGGAGTTGATGTATTTATTACTACAAGAAAAGGCGTAAACTCATTAAAACTTAATAAAAACTGGATTTATCGAGTAAGCGGAGACGATTTTAAAAGTTTTGATGAATTTAAAAGGGAGCTGACTGACGGTAGTGGTGTATATTACAGAAAATTACGAAATATTTTTGTAAAAAAACATTAA
- a CDS encoding glycosyltransferase, with the protein MEEVTLVITSCGRFDLLEETLDSFFKYNTYPIKKIIITEDSTEGKKLERLISKYNNKNFKLIINETRLGQLKSIDKAYREVDTKYIFHCEDDWKFLKKGFIEKSMELMEEDEKILVVGLRDKKDFAEGFFYDEDYISKNGEKYYSVKGEIFTYNPALRRKKDMDLFGLHEKLENQRYEEVLSDFYKERGFKTVFFKEPYVTHIGNKRHVHFSKNRKNTVLSFKIDRLVKKIRAKILKLKGKL; encoded by the coding sequence ATGGAAGAAGTAACGCTGGTAATAACTAGCTGTGGAAGATTTGACCTGCTTGAAGAAACGCTTGACAGCTTTTTTAAATACAATACTTATCCAATTAAAAAGATAATAATTACAGAAGACAGTACTGAAGGGAAAAAATTGGAGAGATTAATTTCAAAATATAATAATAAAAATTTTAAACTTATAATTAATGAAACCCGATTGGGACAATTAAAGTCAATTGACAAGGCTTACCGTGAAGTCGATACCAAATATATTTTTCATTGCGAAGATGACTGGAAGTTCTTAAAAAAAGGGTTTATTGAAAAATCAATGGAACTGATGGAGGAAGATGAAAAAATTCTAGTTGTTGGACTACGTGATAAAAAAGATTTTGCAGAAGGTTTTTTCTATGACGAAGACTATATTTCTAAAAATGGCGAAAAGTATTATAGCGTAAAAGGTGAAATATTTACTTATAATCCGGCTCTAAGAAGAAAAAAGGATATGGATTTATTTGGGCTTCATGAAAAGCTGGAAAATCAAAGATATGAAGAGGTATTATCTGATTTTTATAAAGAGCGGGGATTTAAAACAGTATTTTTTAAGGAACCTTATGTAACTCACATTGGAAATAAAAGACATGTGCATTTTAGCAAAAATCGTAAAAACACTGTATTGAGCTTTAAAATTGACAGATTAGTAAAAAAAATCAGAGCAAAAATTTTAAAACTAAAAGGTAAATTATAA
- a CDS encoding glycosyltransferase family 2 protein — protein MKLSVGIITFNEENRIGKTLDSVREIADEIIVVDSGSNDRTVEIALAKGAKVFVEKWKGYGPQKNAVLKKCKGEWILLIDADEVISPQLKEKIKSIINSENLSGDVYKIKLRNIAFKKEIKFGGWDDYVIRLWKNGKVKINSREVHEQYQTDSQIKKIKEMIIHYTYDSIEEFLEKLNRYTSQSAKEYIKKGKNPSFIKIYFKMVFRFLRMYIFQLGFMDGYEGYLLAKYSSIYTMTKYTKLREEYYNNLGNDTSLVITTYNWPKALEACLNSALEQTVAPKEIIIADDGSKQETIDLVKRFQQSYPKSNIIHSWQEDKGFRAGMSRNRAISKATGNYIIIIDGDLILNRHFVEDHIKNMQKGCFIQGSRVITSPIAAKEIMEGKKINLFTKGLKNNMNMVRNKLLSKIFTKVDRNLRGVRSCNMSFFKDDLIRVNGFEEEIEGWGREDSELAVRLFNIGCKKKKLKFEALTCHLYHNENDRSRLKKNDEYLANAIENKKTKAKKGLDRYGRSNAGNN, from the coding sequence ATGAAATTATCCGTAGGAATAATAACTTTTAATGAGGAAAACAGAATTGGGAAAACTTTGGATTCGGTAAGAGAAATAGCTGATGAAATAATAGTTGTAGACAGTGGAAGTAACGACAGAACTGTGGAAATTGCACTTGCGAAGGGAGCAAAAGTTTTTGTAGAAAAGTGGAAAGGATACGGTCCTCAAAAAAATGCTGTTTTAAAAAAATGCAAGGGTGAATGGATTTTGTTAATAGATGCTGACGAAGTAATATCGCCACAACTGAAGGAAAAAATAAAATCAATTATAAACAGTGAAAATCTATCAGGTGATGTTTACAAAATTAAACTGCGAAATATAGCTTTCAAAAAAGAAATAAAATTTGGGGGATGGGATGACTATGTAATCAGGCTATGGAAAAATGGAAAAGTAAAAATAAATAGCCGTGAAGTTCATGAGCAGTACCAGACTGACAGTCAAATAAAAAAAATAAAAGAAATGATAATCCATTATACTTATGACAGCATAGAGGAATTCCTTGAAAAGTTAAACAGATATACTTCACAAAGTGCCAAAGAATATATAAAAAAAGGTAAAAATCCAAGTTTTATAAAAATATATTTCAAGATGGTATTCAGGTTTTTAAGGATGTATATTTTCCAGCTGGGGTTCATGGATGGCTATGAAGGCTATCTGCTTGCTAAATACAGCTCCATCTATACAATGACAAAGTATACAAAGCTGCGGGAAGAATATTACAATAACTTAGGAAACGACACTTCTCTCGTTATTACTACATACAACTGGCCAAAAGCTCTGGAAGCCTGTCTAAATAGCGCATTAGAACAAACTGTCGCTCCAAAGGAGATTATAATTGCGGATGATGGCTCAAAGCAGGAAACAATAGATTTAGTAAAAAGATTTCAGCAAAGCTATCCTAAGAGCAATATTATTCACTCATGGCAGGAAGATAAGGGATTTCGGGCTGGAATGTCTAGAAACAGGGCGATAAGCAAGGCAACTGGAAACTACATAATAATAATAGACGGCGATTTGATATTAAATAGGCATTTTGTCGAAGATCATATAAAAAATATGCAAAAAGGATGCTTTATTCAGGGCTCAAGAGTGATAACTTCGCCAATTGCGGCAAAAGAAATAATGGAAGGCAAAAAAATAAATCTTTTTACTAAAGGTCTAAAAAACAATATGAATATGGTAAGAAACAAACTTCTTTCAAAAATTTTTACAAAAGTAGATAGAAATTTACGTGGAGTAAGATCTTGCAATATGTCTTTCTTTAAAGATGATTTAATTAGAGTAAATGGTTTTGAGGAAGAAATAGAAGGCTGGGGAAGAGAGGATAGTGAACTTGCTGTAAGGCTGTTTAACATTGGATGTAAAAAGAAAAAACTGAAGTTTGAGGCTTTGACTTGCCATTTATATCATAACGAAAATGACAGAAGCAGATTGAAAAAGAATGATGAATATTTGGCAAATGCAATAGAGAATAAAAAAACAAAAGCTAAGAAAGGGCTTGATAGATATGGAAGAAGTAACGCTGGTAATAACTAG
- a CDS encoding glycosyltransferase family 9 protein — MNKINWKFYRPYRDKLVDKKNEVLSHIFDKKKKNINLMPSEIKRILFLRTDGKIGDYIISSFIFREIRKNYPNIKIDVVADKSLENLLKLNKNINKYYILDRKKMQEWRSIAKTLGKNNYDVLFDSTEGLKYKQVYLLNRVNATVNVGYNKDGYHIYNKNIKQNNTLKMIQIYKQMVESVNIEIKDTKYDVPVSEESEKNVAAFIEENNVKGKIIALNFFGASRGRKINEENALVIIKRLGEMYKDYTIIILDSPNDRETIHNILKKTDNKNVLFFEKSRTILDSISIIKNSDLVVSLDTSILHIAEGLDKKIMAFYGPKINKNKWRIREEGNTLIDYPENRINDVNFEKMFDELCQKNTLPAV, encoded by the coding sequence ATGAATAAAATAAACTGGAAATTTTATAGACCATATAGGGACAAACTGGTTGATAAAAAAAATGAAGTGCTAAGCCATATATTTGATAAAAAGAAAAAGAATATTAATCTTATGCCTTCAGAAATAAAGCGTATCTTATTTTTAAGGACAGATGGAAAAATTGGAGATTACATAATAAGCTCCTTCATCTTTCGGGAAATAAGAAAAAATTATCCCAACATAAAAATTGATGTTGTTGCAGACAAATCCCTCGAAAATTTGTTAAAGCTAAACAAAAACATTAATAAATACTACATTCTTGACAGGAAAAAGATGCAGGAGTGGAGAAGCATTGCAAAAACACTTGGGAAAAATAACTATGATGTCCTTTTTGATTCAACTGAAGGGCTAAAATACAAGCAAGTTTACCTTCTAAACAGGGTAAATGCAACCGTAAACGTTGGATACAACAAGGATGGATACCATATTTACAATAAAAACATAAAGCAGAACAATACTTTAAAAATGATTCAAATTTATAAGCAAATGGTGGAAAGTGTAAATATTGAAATAAAAGACACAAAATATGATGTTCCTGTTTCTGAAGAATCAGAAAAGAACGTAGCCGCATTTATTGAAGAAAACAATGTAAAAGGAAAGATAATAGCATTAAACTTTTTTGGAGCTTCAAGAGGGAGAAAGATAAACGAGGAAAATGCACTTGTTATAATAAAAAGGCTGGGGGAAATGTACAAGGATTATACAATTATAATTCTAGATTCGCCAAATGACAGGGAAACAATACATAATATCCTAAAAAAAACAGACAATAAAAATGTTTTATTCTTTGAAAAATCTAGAACCATCTTGGATTCTATATCAATAATTAAGAACAGCGATTTGGTAGTGTCGCTTGATACTTCGATTTTACATATTGCCGAAGGGCTGGATAAGAAAATAATGGCTTTTTATGGTCCGAAGATTAATAAAAATAAATGGCGTATAAGGGAAGAAGGCAATACATTAATTGATTATCCTGAAAATCGTATTAATGATGTAAATTTTGAAAAAATGTTTGATGAATTATGTCAAAAGAATACTTTGCCTGCTGTTTAG
- a CDS encoding glycosyltransferase family 9 protein, protein MSIVNGIKSKVIIWLFGTKKKHSDIDLKNIKSILLNPKDSIGDTLMSFCYARQLKKMYPDIKLGIVVTNRNLEFTKLCNENEKIIDIAVKRNDVLKNRKKWDVLLDFLSKENTKRMIWKKVLSPKITMIFGESYEGHYYNRKNVKNYDFDCTPPVETHIIDYLINSEFSKYFEIEKQKPHIKLLEKDIVKMEKFWKYDSQRVEDNNKKVKILLVPQGSDREMKPEEIAELLNNIENDKIKNVKIIMGKTDGSKEYYKKLISYINKDLDISLSNKFNIKEYVLFMATADLVIGVDGGAVHIASSLNKPLLSFYANNKYNLCRWSPKTTDDSLQVISKTIGNHNQTYNFSLSEPIKWLNAQIEKISETN, encoded by the coding sequence ATGAGTATAGTAAATGGAATAAAATCCAAAGTAATAATATGGCTGTTTGGTACTAAAAAAAAGCACAGCGATATTGATTTGAAAAATATAAAATCAATACTTTTAAATCCTAAAGACTCTATTGGCGATACTTTAATGTCTTTTTGCTATGCAAGGCAGTTAAAAAAAATGTATCCTGATATAAAGCTAGGAATAGTAGTAACAAATAGAAATCTGGAATTTACTAAATTATGCAATGAAAATGAAAAAATAATAGATATTGCCGTGAAACGGAACGATGTACTTAAAAATCGTAAAAAGTGGGATGTATTACTAGACTTTTTAAGCAAGGAAAATACAAAGCGTATGATTTGGAAAAAAGTATTAAGTCCCAAAATTACAATGATTTTTGGAGAAAGTTACGAAGGGCATTATTATAACAGAAAAAATGTAAAAAATTATGATTTTGACTGTACTCCGCCTGTTGAAACGCATATTATAGATTATTTGATAAATTCTGAATTTTCTAAATATTTTGAAATAGAAAAACAAAAACCGCATATTAAACTTTTGGAAAAAGATATTGTAAAAATGGAAAAATTTTGGAAATATGATTCTCAAAGAGTTGAAGATAATAATAAAAAAGTAAAAATTTTATTAGTTCCGCAAGGAAGCGACAGAGAAATGAAGCCAGAAGAAATCGCTGAGCTATTAAATAATATTGAAAATGATAAAATAAAAAATGTGAAAATTATTATGGGTAAAACTGATGGAAGCAAAGAATATTATAAAAAACTAATCAGTTATATAAATAAAGATTTGGACATTTCCTTATCCAACAAATTTAACATTAAAGAATATGTTTTGTTTATGGCGACAGCTGACTTAGTAATAGGAGTGGATGGAGGGGCAGTTCACATAGCTTCTTCACTAAATAAGCCCCTTTTGAGCTTTTACGCAAACAATAAATACAATTTATGCAGATGGTCTCCTAAAACAACAGATGACAGCCTGCAAGTAATCTCAAAAACCATTGGAAACCACAATCAGACATATAATTTTTCACTGTCTGAACCAATAAAATGGTTAAATGCTCAAATTGAAAAAATATCTGAAACTAACTAG
- a CDS encoding glycosyltransferase — MKVLVLHGHLSMGGEERVLLSVLKNLVELNYDVDLLITWNHGENNLFENEIPEKVNYKFLFDNYNGKNKLIKEIYRIRAKATYLKKVEKTIKENKYDVIIDYSSNLLKYNNFDIKVPVFAWIHFSLTFGEKLSADKIEKYKKQYKKYDKILAICDTMRDEFVEILGMDKNKVELVYNPIDLEAIRKKAENIDKKYENYLKQDYFLQVSRLTEQKQPEHLVDIYYKLKQRGIKEKLYFIGNGEKVELIKQKIKEYKLEDDIILLGQIENPYPFFKNAKLFVHTGKYEGLPTVLLESLAFGTPVVAYDCPTGPKDILGKNSEYGELIPLNDKDTFVEKVYELMNKNEKYENYRKLSLVRANDFSMESNKAKLKELIENINS, encoded by the coding sequence ATGAAAGTATTGGTATTGCACGGACATCTTAGTATGGGTGGAGAAGAAAGAGTTTTGCTTAGCGTTTTAAAAAACCTGGTGGAACTGAATTACGATGTTGATTTGCTTATAACTTGGAATCATGGGGAAAACAACTTATTTGAAAATGAAATTCCTGAAAAGGTAAATTATAAATTCTTATTTGATAACTATAATGGTAAAAATAAACTTATTAAAGAAATTTATCGAATAAGGGCAAAGGCAACTTATTTGAAAAAGGTTGAAAAAACAATAAAAGAAAATAAATATGATGTTATTATAGATTATTCGTCAAATTTATTGAAATATAATAATTTTGATATAAAAGTGCCAGTATTTGCCTGGATTCATTTCTCACTTACTTTTGGAGAGAAACTAAGTGCAGACAAAATAGAAAAATATAAAAAGCAATATAAAAAATATGATAAGATACTGGCAATTTGTGATACAATGAGAGATGAATTTGTCGAAATTTTAGGAATGGATAAAAACAAAGTGGAACTTGTCTACAATCCGATAGATTTAGAAGCTATTCGTAAAAAAGCTGAAAATATTGATAAAAAGTATGAAAATTATTTAAAGCAGGACTATTTCCTGCAAGTTTCACGTCTGACAGAACAGAAGCAGCCTGAACACCTAGTAGACATTTATTATAAATTAAAACAGCGTGGAATAAAAGAGAAGCTTTATTTCATCGGAAATGGTGAAAAAGTGGAATTGATTAAACAAAAAATTAAAGAATACAAGCTGGAAGACGATATAATTCTGCTTGGGCAAATTGAAAATCCGTATCCGTTCTTTAAAAATGCTAAATTATTTGTGCATACTGGAAAGTATGAGGGATTGCCGACTGTATTGCTGGAAAGCCTTGCTTTTGGAACACCTGTGGTGGCCTATGACTGTCCTACAGGACCTAAGGATATATTAGGGAAAAATAGTGAATATGGAGAGCTAATTCCATTAAATGATAAAGATACGTTTGTTGAAAAAGTTTATGAACTGATGAATAAAAATGAAAAATATGAAAATTATAGAAAGCTGTCACTTGTGAGAGCGAATGATTTTTCAATGGAAAGCAATAAAGCAAAACTAAAGGAATTAATTGAAAATATAAATTCCTAA
- a CDS encoding capsular polysaccharide synthesis protein: MNNYKFNISKLDRLNKKLRQKPYKYIYKEMMPKKLFNKIQNRVYFITQKMVGEDWNELLNEYFTKGIKAEQIKPKKSFENEKIIWQFWGQGWDFEKLPDVVKISYKSVQKYKKDYTVIHLDMNNINDYLEIPEYILQKLEAKKINFAHFTDIIRLALLINYGGVWIDATILLTDYLPQEYFEMDYFMFQRDDSLSLEEKKDWEDYDDFYFSWNDEMKVKVLNSIIFAKKNNEVLKVLLDMLLIFWKHNDLAPNYFFFQVLYTELIENYYKDKKCKVVSDALTHEMIRVWFDKFSQQKLDEITKRINIHKLTYKIDAGKRNTAGSFLEHFKKMYEID; this comes from the coding sequence ATGAATAATTACAAATTTAATATTTCAAAACTTGATAGGCTTAACAAAAAACTAAGGCAAAAACCATATAAATATATATATAAGGAAATGATGCCAAAAAAATTATTTAATAAAATCCAAAACAGAGTTTACTTTATAACTCAAAAAATGGTTGGAGAAGACTGGAATGAGCTTTTAAATGAATATTTTACAAAAGGTATCAAAGCAGAGCAGATTAAGCCAAAAAAATCATTTGAGAATGAAAAAATTATATGGCAGTTCTGGGGGCAAGGATGGGATTTTGAAAAATTGCCTGATGTAGTGAAAATAAGCTATAAATCTGTACAAAAATATAAAAAAGACTACACGGTAATACACTTGGACATGAACAACATAAATGATTACCTTGAGATACCGGAATATATTTTACAAAAGCTGGAAGCTAAAAAAATAAATTTTGCACATTTTACAGATATAATAAGACTAGCTTTACTAATTAACTATGGTGGTGTGTGGATTGATGCGACAATCTTGCTTACAGACTATTTGCCGCAGGAATATTTTGAAATGGACTATTTTATGTTCCAAAGGGATGACAGCCTTAGTTTAGAAGAGAAAAAGGACTGGGAAGATTATGATGACTTTTATTTTTCGTGGAATGATGAAATGAAAGTCAAAGTGTTGAACAGCATAATTTTTGCAAAGAAAAACAATGAAGTATTGAAGGTGTTGCTAGATATGCTGCTAATCTTCTGGAAACATAACGATTTAGCTCCAAACTACTTTTTCTTTCAAGTGCTGTATACTGAGTTAATCGAAAATTATTACAAGGATAAAAAATGTAAAGTTGTTTCAGATGCATTGACACACGAAATGATAAGAGTATGGTTTGATAAATTTTCACAGCAAAAGCTGGATGAAATAACTAAAAGAATCAATATTCACAAACTTACATATAAAATTGACGCTGGAAAACGGAATACAGCAGGAAGTTTTCTGGAACATTTTAAAAAAATGTATGAAATAGACTAA
- a CDS encoding O-antigen ligase family protein: MNKKINLIINRIGFAFCLLVGMALFLSEKFENNVAIRVLSLIFIITMFSRENRKTLFKSLDIEFSIELLLFIFVPFIIAYFDGGIDTRLDNYILRYLIFFPFVFFVKDMKKVMILLKATLFSATIVMILATFNFIKDYKEWAKPVGMYYPRITAILTVQDFANIMCIILLFLMSFLLFYRNKDNKKNKIIKVFLFIMTALTLFLVIVNRSKMVYICLLPTVFYIIFKKRKRYILVAILICLGGYFALPNSITDRLQYIVNYEKDPSSNLRVIFWKTGLEAFKQKPVLGWQWEDRKDFNLKYYQKIGVSEYVHQNFLDRLSEWPIYYVHTHSTYLQFLLDFGIVGILFLVIFFVSTFMKAASINFSKNKENIDSRLVALEIGTKAALAAWAIQGITDINLNNKYMIITSVILLFLLNYLWKEKIKLEKGQDENE; this comes from the coding sequence ATGAATAAAAAAATTAATTTAATTATAAACAGAATAGGATTTGCTTTTTGTCTATTAGTTGGAATGGCCTTATTTTTATCAGAAAAATTTGAAAATAATGTTGCTATACGTGTCTTGTCATTAATATTTATAATTACCATGTTTTCAAGGGAAAACAGAAAGACGCTATTTAAATCTCTGGATATTGAATTTTCGATAGAATTGCTGCTTTTTATTTTTGTTCCATTTATAATAGCATATTTTGATGGGGGAATAGATACTCGTCTGGATAACTATATTCTTCGTTATCTTATTTTCTTTCCGTTCGTCTTTTTCGTAAAGGATATGAAAAAAGTCATGATTCTTCTAAAAGCTACGCTTTTCAGTGCCACAATAGTGATGATTCTTGCTACTTTCAATTTTATTAAGGACTATAAAGAATGGGCAAAGCCAGTAGGAATGTATTATCCAAGAATTACTGCTATTTTGACTGTTCAGGATTTTGCAAATATAATGTGCATAATTTTGCTGTTTCTGATGTCTTTTCTGCTATTTTATAGAAATAAGGATAATAAAAAAAATAAAATAATAAAAGTTTTTCTATTTATAATGACGGCGCTGACATTGTTTCTAGTTATTGTAAACAGGTCAAAAATGGTATATATCTGTTTATTGCCTACAGTTTTCTATATCATATTCAAAAAAAGGAAAAGATATATTCTAGTTGCCATCCTCATCTGTCTAGGCGGATATTTCGCCCTTCCAAACTCAATTACAGATAGACTGCAGTACATCGTAAACTATGAAAAGGATCCTTCCAGCAACCTGAGAGTAATTTTTTGGAAAACTGGACTTGAAGCCTTTAAGCAGAAGCCTGTGTTAGGATGGCAATGGGAAGACAGGAAAGATTTTAATCTCAAATATTACCAAAAAATAGGCGTTAGCGAGTATGTTCATCAGAATTTCCTTGACCGTCTGAGTGAATGGCCAATTTATTATGTACATACGCACAGTACTTACCTCCAGTTCCTGCTGGATTTTGGAATCGTGGGAATCCTGTTCCTCGTAATATTCTTCGTAAGCACCTTTATGAAGGCGGCTTCCATAAACTTTTCCAAAAATAAGGAAAACATTGACAGCAGGCTAGTTGCTCTCGAAATCGGTACGAAGGCAGCTCTTGCGGCATGGGCAATACAAGGAATTACTGATATTAACCTGAATAATAAATACATGATTATAACTTCAGTGATATTGCTGTTTTTGTTGAATTATTTATGGAAAGAAAAAATAAAACTGGAAAAGGGACAAGATGAGAATGAATAA